The Colletes latitarsis isolate SP2378_abdomen chromosome 14, iyColLati1, whole genome shotgun sequence genome has a segment encoding these proteins:
- the LOC143350075 gene encoding uncharacterized protein C14orf119 gives MSTVLSNEAQLRYVIEWFQEWSEMQRNDFLSVLLEQCEPSGLVNGLVSRMENLGHAEGSDRPPSLFQCRVKLFQEWSHNWSQQEKDSLLLSIKNTDPAFAEKYEEKLSA, from the coding sequence ATGTCTACTGTGCTATCGAACGAAGCCCAACTGCGTTATGTGATAGAATGGTTTCAAGAATGGTCAGAAATGCAAAGGAATGACTTCTTGAGCGTACTTTTGGAACAGTGCGAGCCCTCGGGTCTTGTTAATGGACTAGTATCCAGAATGGAGAATTTGGGGCACGCAGAAGGATCTGACAGGCCTCCaagtctgtttcaatgtcgagTAAAGCTCTTTCAAGAGTGGAGCCATAATTGGTCTCAACAAGAAAAGGATTCTTTGCTTTTGTCGATTAAAAATACTGATCCTGCATTTGCAGAAAAATATGAAGAGAAACTGTCAGCTTAA
- the Srp14 gene encoding signal recognition particle 14 translates to MVLLENDLFLVELTRLFDKSRISGSVVLTIKRFNGHNKPTPREGKPPLPTPNEFLCLVRASLRSKKISTIIHSKDVNKFQQAYWNLLKSNINGLKKLKKIKSAKPKVH, encoded by the exons ATGGTTCTGCTGGAAAACGATTTG TTTCTAGTGGAGCTGACACGTCTTTTTGATAAATCTCGTATTTCTGGTTCTGTAGTGCTCACTATCAAAAGAT TTAATGGACACAATAAACCGACACCTAGAGAAGGCAAGCCTCCCTTACCAACACCAAACGAATTTCTCTGTTTAGTAAGGGCTTCTTTAAGGTCCAAAAAAATTTCTACCATT ATTCATTCCAAGGATGTAAATAAATTTCAGCAAGCGTATTGGAATCTATTGAAATCGAACATCAATGGTCTTaagaaattaaagaaaataaaatctGCAAAGCCTAAAGTCCATTGA
- the LOC143350074 gene encoding uncharacterized protein LOC143350074, whose amino-acid sequence MWDTIENIPNTDNYKEELTSKLRKRATLNTKVFTAYNEETESGEEIYDYEKFKREYEEEISQHIIVDKMVNYTNENKSKETQKSEYPKGTLQKLLDFKNCTKTSKKFGIKVIDCLIYNYEYEDQTVKKSVQKAWLIIRIWFLIYVCLAIPCWCHKGWCCCCFRCEFCFPRRRILFAKQYYAINPPGTLAKEVEKNEETQEFITYEPTEFEENAFEQFEATIRNI is encoded by the exons ATGTGGGATACTATTGAGAATATTCCCAATACTGATAATTATAAAGAAGAATTAACATCCAAGCTTCGGAAACGCGCAACTCTTAATACGAAAGTTTTTACCGCGTATAATGAAGAAACAGAATCGGGCGAAGAAATTTATGATTACGAAAAGTTTAAAAGAGAATACGAAGAAGAAATATCACAACATATAATCGTAGACAAAATGGTAAATTATACCAATGAGAATAAATCGAAAGAAACACAGAAAAGTGAATATCCCAAAGGAACACTGCAAAAGTTACTTGATTTCAAAAATTGTACGAAAACATCAAAAAAATTTGGTATTAAAGTTATCGATTGTTTAATATACAACTATGAATATGAAGATCAAACCGTGAAAAAGTCTGTACAGAAAGCATGGTTGATCATTAGAATATGGTTCCTAATTTATGTATGTCTTGCAATTCCTTGTTGGTGTCATAAAG GTTGGTGTTGCTGTTGTTTCCGTTGCGAGTTTTGTTTTCCCAGAAGAAGGATTTTATTTGCAAAACAATATTATGCAATTAATCCTCCTGGAACATTAGCTAAAGAAGTTGAAAAGAACGAAGAGACACAGGAATTTATTACATACGAACCTACTGAATTTGAAGAAAATGCATTCGAACAATTTGAAGCCACaataagaaatatataa
- the Sptz gene encoding zinc finger FYVE-type containing 26 spastizin, with the protein MTNQEVTLKINECILSKLWYTSLVVYEGNANDKSLSSQSDVVDFVESQTLFRNLIHLQSKSHHKWITQILLQKLVNNVDFTDVENIKKQHSYVEMMYALQLCKNMTMHVQQGLLSIYQSSSEQTNSEIFEKMHEECFAFLRQNIYNNSTVVCWIINELLFAYINKSITIVSSLQDLYLFLVKEMLESKLINDNSVGCVLCVISKMNILESNTIELSRWYFPMLLKTCNIQDIDLVLYSKPEIKLFNEWCIFLNEIYGHSKIVNNLNDVLKIQEGLFNCGSNSTPFINKNNLMKRITNTKQHWVIDILDMCYVLMMNKKYDNISSILSYKLTKTFWAALLFKILNDSVQNFVFPDKIQENGYFICDSIKFLMSKCDFNMSYERTLQELDITLKKYVKIVEYILNWTKENFTRDNDTEIDETIKSIDTFEQEISIKQIFNFLLDFNSFSVLKMTTDIHEQEYDKIENLLEDLCESKNIFYAYYSMLNALKAILLYDTYTVNQNIITSHFSDMKYYLQILYPLSLRVQVVKDIFSLLFLRYEDFDHTKKNYDKNNTSTLNKQLRFEKKRVEQSLKGFICNKYAIKDMLFHLKEIISVTEIEFMKMKNKDVSTEEEEQIQRGISSIDAIITDAKWRLEIYTNPQFTEEDNISKVANKNVTKPNVLLDGKSILNRFKENILFYQEGNTLDETKVRSDSSSESELIHNNTKWQKYPKNITFTANTTSTKDTVYKPLFVNFMLATKESLVIQCLWKNDYTTAQDIIEKSRIKDSQLNGEMQFSKALHAFRENIYKQTNTLKDKNQSKENAQFSTLENIRLIAQKGVHSSKQTSQLETFLASQEINLRMLNTDIVSGNEMLTICVLDLALTMSQIYSSSNQFFEVAMKYLKLCKTFDNTEYAHFFSKIYQLLYETKEKFSVENILCDAKISLAIHEYKEKDDFWTDIAIKYHEFKETQANKNTINKILKHSNYLPGLKIIGKMAVISNGTEKYMQNIFSHLQLLHTIIPTDQSILTVSDLLKISLPYYFGYQLFELKIEPNKLETVAHNLQFNLVYSILTNACPRLVYEKSTKYTIDNKENGCIILNKASYKSDLNYKTEGPNRCVSEILTELLEILQNLNLDQFYLSHDICKTISKHSDIQDVLSKTTRLINLDLSELSMGDETLTFLLNMWNLMFLHTTLTIWAHHPPFNNLQHAISLMSIGYLIGDLGLVTLAALRSKLLNNIMLNDKFFLQLEELNEPVWQDLDITHDPRVIFMMANELYGTPCIRVCNAKSLNEDLSNAFHEYLDYYSSKLEKPSENTENQKVIFLPDITKQYQNFVSQKYNCNSNDIDNGDNIFSVDDYFKLSKRDIVIQYIAPFYLYDVILKYTNCSNVCRQKQINRQNDVWETRIVRSSLLQYLEGHCWVVSYLLQRIYNENPTILENNCDNLKRTACLENLLSSSWIIEMKSLFENNQTLAAILETIPIQKMWFHFENALEENEWYNCLKLINALPDNLIKSTELECFKDKVLSYIVSKKDIELDEEILQYVYQIKDVYVLCQTVLYNINKWHINVCEGALLYAVHHADRYKLPTHCRSQLNEILHRVFVFHKMFPYCVMKSNGNWYDVAYCTEKVDAFEIMKILINADKFELCLEWLECQAFSLEIHPSVMQDFLIGLLKNESPNFKQTLKFLHALPLNQSVKLCKTVLKKLESIDSLQFICNYLLEYCKATETIKYRRTIIGIDILHMLKSQERSLYIHLIKEPLLMLEQLLMNCKFESIQKILNKIQDKLQQVDISRSSFDEIIKFYAQKSLDCRVSLQCDNIESKSKNVQHSVSKTENIKFVMPILVPTKEEWIPNDKATECSCCKIVIFSMFNRRHHCRRCGRVICAQCSQHRMHVSGYPPSVLVRVCNDCKQQTVLQMQAHHGAQSTSSSEMFDYWQLTKDQKHNQTIREEFSFEYAPNISLCLAILNLYSDHKTYTSFLLDRCDEIKHLLQPVSGGKVNPEVDHTVIIKMIRSLLIAAKVKCAKLGLSTGLAHCDRFLSQVDLIASFIQSDCLYLLPSDDLKERTFRQFRDLLIEKEQWILALDVSTKAGLDTQGVWVTWGKACLKMGYFDQARDKFCHCLDKIQFEDIDDWVLLSYSKDSTTSDKRENRKLTSENKIDEDNEFTMDELCIRRGEFSKSRPLKDPPLLSEILQMLNNLSTYKQHVQHFHQYKSMALQDVLSNFGNLKMTNQRQFIVKNASSVMQDVYYYESLYYLLTYGSYNSILEFFLKHEQFNECLTFTLENDLEPDLFFNAIYLYCLKNGTTGKLHEAMKNRDQNLLIWKKYLICVCHSLERRQYLNILYQLQLFMKDSIRAAMTCIRFYCNEVSNYTDFCIRKNFLLDAQKHLESELQVETLNRRRKKSTSSMHSNQGILTMEMEPSEIDKHINTICRQMEIAKYLATCEKEGRSPIQFFNLFPGKDCDNGHAIELPTLFGNQQQKIDLTVLAILCGRNVEEGFGIAFRIMQDYNLPQQKVYSLTGHILTLGNNVSAIEQLIKCCHTSGIPNSYIISDYVLTHCVKLLLNNLHSKPESSLKNDVQNLVRLITDIELKINAYIECKHLKAAYLLAVKHSRAQDIRKILKESDRLGQNAIKAICIKWLQQEPKS; encoded by the exons ATGACAAATCAAGAAGTAACGCTGAAAATAAATGAATGTATACTGTCGAAATTATGGTATACATCTCTTGTTGTTTATGAAGGAAATGCTAATGATAAATCTCTCTCTTCTCAAAGTGACGTTGTAGATTTTGTTGAATCTCAGACTTTGTTTAGAAACTTAAT tcaTCTGCAAAGTAAAAGTCACCATAAATGGATTACTCAAATATTATTGCAGAAGCTTGTCAACAATGTAGATTTTACAGACGTCGAAAATATAAAGAAACAACACAGTTATGTAGAAATGATGTATGCTTTacaattatgcaaaaatatGACAATGCATGTACAACag GGATTATTATCGATTTACCAAAGTAGTTCAGAACAAACAAATTCAGAAATCTTTGAGAAAATGCACGAAGAGTGTTTTGCATTTCTACGacaaaatatttataacaattcGACTGTTGTATGTTGGATCATTAATGAATTATTATTTGCATATATTAATAAGTCAATTACTATTGTTTCCAGTCTACAAGATTTATATTTGTTTCTTGTAAAAGAAATGTTAGAATCGAAATTAATAAATGACAATTCTGTTGGATGTGTATTATGTGTTATTTCAAAAATGAACATACTTGAATCTAATACAATCGAATTGTCAAGATGGTATTTTCCTATGCTTTTAAAAACATGTAACATTCAAGATATTGACCTTGTATTGTATTCAAAACCAGAGATAAAGCTTTTTAATGAGTGGTGCATCtttctcaatgaaatttatgggcattctaaaattgttaataatctgaacgatgtattaaaaattcaagaaggattATTTAATTGTGGTTCTAACTCTACACCATTTATAAATAAGAATAATCTTATGAAAAGGATAACTAACACAAAACAACACTGGGTTATAGATATTTTG GACATGTGTTATGTTTTAATGATGAATAAAAAGTATGATAATATTTCATCGATATTATCCTATAAACTGACAAAGACTTTTTGGGCAGCtttattgtttaaaattttaaacgattccGTTCAGAATTTCGTATTTCCTGATAAAATTCAAGAAAATGGATACTTTATATGTGAttcgattaaatttttaatgtCTAAATGTGATTTTAATATGTCTTATGAGCGTACGCTACAAGAACTCGACATTACGTTAaagaaatatgttaaaattGTGGAATACATCTTGAATTGGACAAAAGAAAATTTTACGAGAGATAATGACACTGAAATTGATGAGACAATTAAATCCATTGACACATTTGAACAAGAAATATCTATAAAacagatatttaattttttactagATTTTAATAGTTTTTCGGTATTGAAAATGACGACAGATATACACGAACAAGAGTAtgataaaatagaaaatttattagaaGACCTTTGCGAATCTAAAAATATCTTCTATGCATACTATAGCATGCTAAATGCTCTGAAAGCTATTTTATTATATGATACTTACACTGTAAATCAAAACATTATTACAAGTCATTTCTCTGATATGAAATATTATCTACAAATTTTGTATCCTCTCAGTTTGCGTGTACAAGTTGTAAAAGATATATTTTCGTTACTTTTCTTGCGATACGAAGACTttgatcatactaaaaaaaattatgacaAGAATAATACGAGTACTTTGAATAAACAATTAAGATTTGAAAAGAAACGAGTCGAACAGAGCTTAAAAGGTttcatttgtaataaatatGCCATAAAGGATATGTTATTTCATTTAAAAGAGATTATCTCAGTCACAGAAATCGAAttcatgaaaatgaaaaataaagatgTATCTACAGAAGAAGAAGAGCAAATTCAAAGGGGCATCTCTTCTATCGATGCGATAATAACAGATGCTAAATGGAGATTAGAAATTTATACAAACCCACAGTTTACAGAAGAGGATAATATATCTAAAGTTGcaaataaaaatgtaactaAGCCTAATGTTCTATTAGATGGAAAATCGATTTTGAATCGTTTCAAagaaaatatacttttttaCCAAGAGGGTAACACTTTAGATGAAACGAAAGTTAGATCTGATAGTAGCTCTGAATCAGAATTGATACATAATAACACTAAATGGCAAAAATATCCTAAGAATATAACATTTACAGCAAATACCACATCAACCAAAGATACCGTATATAAACCATTATTTGTTAACTTTATGTTAGCAACTAAAGAAAGCCTAGTTATACAATGTTTGTGGAAAAATGATTATACAACAGCACAGGATATTATTGAG AAATCTCGCATAAAGGATTCTCAACTAAATGGAGAAATGCAATTTTCAAAAGCACTACACGCGTTCAGAGAAAacatttataaacaaacaaataCATTAAAAGATAAAAATCAATCGAAAGAAAATGCACAATTTTCTACATTGGAG AATATAAGATTAATTGCACAGAAAGGTGTACACTCTTCTAAACAAACCAGTCAACTTGAAACATTTTTGGCATCTCAAGAAATTAATTTGCGAATGTTGAACACAGACATTGTTAGTGGCAATGAAATGTTAACAATATGTGTATTGGATCTGGCTTTAACTATGAGCCAAATTTACTCTAGTTCAAATCAGTTTTTCGAAGTTGCAATGAAGTATTTGAAATTGTGTAAAACGTTTGACAATACTGAATATGCACATTTCTTTTCCAAGATATATCAATTGTTAtatgaaacaaaagaaaagtTCTCGGTAGAAAATATACTTTGCGATGCAAAGATTTCACTGGCCATACATGAATATAAAGAGAAAGATGACTTTTGGACTGATATTGCGATTAAATACCACGAATTTAAAGAGACTCAggcaaataaaaatacaatcaataaaatattgaaacaCAGTAATTATTTACCGGGTTTAAAAATAATTGGCAAAATGGCTGTTATTTCCAATGGAACAGAGAAATATATGCAAAATATCTTCTCCCATTTACAACTTCTGCATACAATTATTCCAACCGACCAATCAATACTTACAGTTTCTGAtttgttaaaaatttcattgCCTTATTACTTTGGTTATCAATTATTTGAACTTAAAATTGAGCCAAATAAGCTTGAAACGGTTGCacacaatttacaatttaatttaGTATACAGCATTCTTACAAATGCTTGTCCTAGACTGGTTTATGAAAAAAGTACGAAGTACACTATCGATAATAAAGAAAATGGTTGCATCATTTTAAATAAAGCATCGTATAAATCG gatttaaattataaaacagAAGGACCAAATCGATGCGTTTCAGAGATATTAACGGAATTGCtggaaattttacaaaatttaaatttGGATCAATTTTATTTAAGCCACGACATTTGCAAAACTATTTCCAAGCATTCTGATATTCAAGATGTACTGAGTAAAACGACCCGTCTTATAAACCTAGATTTGAGCGAATTATCTATGGGCGATGAAACATTAACTTTTCTTCTGAATATGTGGAACCTCATGTTTTTACATACTACTTTGACTATCTGGGCACATCATCCTCCTTTTAATAATTTACAACATGCAATCTCATTGATGTCGATTGGTTATTTGATCGGCGATTTAGGTCTAGTAACGCTTGCTGCGCTTAGATCAAAATTGCTAAATAATATTATGCTAAACGATAAATTCTTTCTCCAACTCGAAGAACTCAATGAACCTGTATGGCAAGATTTAGACATTACTCATGACCCAAGAGTGATCTTTATGATGGCTAATGAATTATATGGAACACCTTGTATTCGA GTCTGTAATGCGAAATCGTTAAACGAAGATCTAAGCAATGCTTTTCACGAATATCTTGattattattcatcgaaacttgaAAAACCTTCAGAGAACACAGAAAatcaaaaagtaatttttttacccGATATCACGAAACAATATCAAAATTTCGTATCTCAAAAATACAACTGTAATTCGAATGACATTGATAACGGCGATAATATATTCTCAGTAGACGATTACTTTAAGCTCTCTAAAAGAGACATAGTTATACAATATATCGCGCCTTTCTATTTGTATGATGTAATATTGAAGTATACAAATTGTTCGAACGTATGTCGCCAAAAGCAGATCAATCGACAGAATGATGTATGGGAAACTCGTATCGTAAGATCGAGTTTATTACAATACTTGGAAGGACATTGTTGGGTTGTTTCTTATCTTTTACAAAGAATATACAATGAGAATCCAACTATTCTAGAAAATAACTGTGATAATCTGAAACGTACTGCTTGTCTTGAAAATCTTTTAAGTTCGTCGTGGATCATTGAAATGAAATCATTGTTTGAAAATAATCAAACTCTTGCGGCTATACTCGAAACGATACCGATACAAAAAATGTGGTTTCATTTTGAAAACGCATTAGAAGAAAATGAATGGTATAATTGCTTGAAGCTTATAAACGCCTTGCCAGATAATCTAATTAAAAGTACAGAACTTGAATGTTTTAAAGACAAAGTTCTCAGTTACATAGTTTCAAAGAAAGATATTGAATTGGATGAAGAGATATTGCAATACGTGTATCAAATTAAAGATGTGTATGTTTTGTGTCAAACAGTACTATACAATATCAATAAATGGCATATAAATGTTTGCGAAGGTGCTTTACTTTACGCAGTACATCACGCGGACAGGTACAAATTACCTACGCACTGTAGATCACAGTTAAATGAAATCCTGCACAGAGTatttgtttttcataaaatgttTCCGTATTGCGTGATGAAATCCAACGGTAATTGGTATGACGTTGCTTACTGCACAGAAAAAGTTGATGCATTTGAAATTATGAAGATATTAATAAACGCAGATAAATTTGAACTATGTTTAGAGTGGTTAGAGTGTCAAGCATTCTCTTTAGAAATACACCCCTCTGTGATGCAAGATTTCTTGATAGgtcttttaaaaaatgaatctCCAAACTTTAAACAGACATTAAAG TTTCTTCATGCATTACCTTTGAATCAGTCGGTCAAGCTATGCAAAACTGTGTTAAAAAAATTAGAATCTATTGACTCTCTTcaatttatttgcaattatttatTAGAGTATTGTAAAGCAACAGAAACCATAAAATATAGAAGAACCATAATAGGAATCGATATCTTACACATGTTAAAGTCTCAAGAAAGATCATTATATATTCACCTTATAAAAGAACCATTGTTAATGTTAGAACAGTTGTTGATGAATTGTAAGTTTGAAAGTAtccaaaaaatattgaataaaattcaAGATAAATTGCAACAAGTGGACATTTCAAGAAGTAGCTTTGacgaaattataaaattctatGCTCAAAAGTCGTTGGATTGTCGTGTATCTTTACAATGCGATAACATTGAAAGCAAATCAAAGAATGTACAACATTCTGTTTCGAAAacggaaaatattaaatttgtaatGCCTATTCTAGTTCCCACTAAAGAAGAATGGATACCTAATGATAAG GCCACAGAGTGCAGCTGTTGCAAAATCGTTATATTTTCGATGTTTAACAGACGACACCATTGTCGTAGATGTGGTCGTGTTATCTGTGCTCAGTGTTCTCAACATCGCATGCACGTTTCTGGATATCCGCCCTCTGTACTTGTGCGTGTATGCAATGATTGCAAACAACAGACAGTGTTACAAATGCAAGCCCATCACGGAGCACAGTCTACTTCGAGTAGCGAAATGTTTGATTATTGGCAATTAACGAAAGATCAAAAGCATAATCAAACTATTAGAGAAGAGTTTTCGTTCGAGTACGCACCAAACATTTCTTTGTGCTTGGCTATCCTCAACTTATACTCTGACCATAAAACATACACTag cttTTTATTAGATCGTTGCGATGAGATAAAACATCTCTTGCAACCTGTAAGCGGGGGAAAAGTAAATCCAGAAGTAGACCATACTGTAATAATTAAAATGATACGTTCCCTATTAATTGCCGCAAAAGTGAAATGTGCAAAACTTGGCCTTAGTACTGGATTAGCACACTGTGATCGTTTTTTATCGCAAGTAGATCTTATTGCCAGTTTTATCCAGTCCGATTGTTTATACCTTCTGCCCTCCGACGATTTGAAAGAACGTACCTTCAGACAGTTTAGGGATCTTCTAATTGAAAAAGAACAATGGATCCTTGCCCTAGATGTAAGTACTAAAGCGGGATTGGATACACAAGGTGTCTGGGTAACTTGGGGTAAAGCATGTTTGAAAATGGGATACTTTGATCAAGCACGAGACAAATTTTGCCATTGCCTTGACAAAATTCAATTCGAAGATATCGACGATTGGGTACTTTTATCATATTCCAAAGACTCGACTACGTCGGACAAAAGAGAAAATCGAAAATTGACAAGTGAGAATAAAATTGACGAGGACAATGAATTTACAATGGACGAACTATGCATAAGAAGAGGAGAATTTTCAAAAAGTCGCCCGTTAAAAGATCCACCATTGCTTTCAGAGATTTTACAAATGTTAAATAACTTGAGTACATACAAACAACATGTACAACATTTTCATCAATATAAGTCTATGGCTTTACAAGATGTATTAAGTAATTTTGGAAACCTGAAAATGACGAATCAAAGGCAATTCATTGTTAAAAATGCATCTTCGGTCATGCAGGACGTTTACTACTACGAAAgtctttattatttattaacttaTGGAAGTTACAATTCAATTTTAGAATTCTTTCTGAAACATGAACAATTTAACGAATGCCTCACTTTCACTTTAGAAAATGATTTAGAACCCGATTTATTCTTCAATGCGATCTATTTATATTGTTTGAAAAACGGAACTACTGGAAAACTTCACGAAGCTATGAAAAACAGGGATCAAAATTTGCTAATTTGGAAGAAGTATTTGATATGCGTGTGCCACAGTCTAGAAAGGAGACAATACTTGAACATTCTGTATCAGTTGCAGTTATTTATGAAAGACTCTATTCGAGCTGCAATGACATGTATTCGTTTTTACTGCAACGAAGTAAGCAATTATACAGATTTCTGtatcagaaaaaatttcttactcGACGCCCAGAAGCACTTGGAATCTGAACTGCAAGTCGAAACGTTAAATCGAAGAAGAAAAAAGAGCACAAGTTCTATGCATAGCAATCAAGGAATTTTAACAATGGAAATGGAACCTTCGGAAATAGATAAACACATTAATACGATCTGCAGACAAATGGAAATTGCAAAGTATTTAGCAACTTGTGAAAAAGAAGGAAGGTCTCCCATtcagttttttaatttatttccagGCAAGGATTGTGATAATGGTCACGCGATAGAATTGCCAACTTTATTTGGCAATCAACAGCAGAAAATTGATTTAACTGTTCTAGCCATACTCTGTGGACGTAATGTTGAAGAAGGATTCGGAATAGCGTTTAGAATAATGCAAG ATTATAATCTACCGCAGCAAAAAGTGTATTCTTTAACTGGTCATATCTTGACACTTGGGAACAACGTTTCTGCAATAGAGCAATTAATTAAATGTTGTCATACATCTGGTATTCCAAATTCGTATATCATATCGGATTACGTTTTGACCCATTGTGTGAAATTGTTATTGAATAATTTGCACAGTAAGCCAGAATCAAGTTTAAAAAATGATGTCCAGAACCTTGTCAGATTAATAACTGACATAGAACTCAAA ATAAATGCATATATCGAATGCAAGCATCTGAAAGCTGCATACCTATTAGCTGTTAAGCATTCACGAGCACAAGatataagaaaaattttaaaagaatctGATAGGCTCGGTCAAAATGCTATTAAAGCAATATGTATAAAATGGCTTCAACAAGAACCAAAGTCATAA